In the Phaeobacter gallaeciensis genome, one interval contains:
- a CDS encoding DUF1330 domain-containing protein has product MVYAYVNLPITNPDSFAAYREKAGAALAKHGVRVVTSSPQQRVIEGSRDETGVGVILEFDSTEAALGWINDEELKEVHGLRQAAGNGAITLLG; this is encoded by the coding sequence CCATCACCAACCCGGACAGCTTTGCCGCCTATCGCGAAAAAGCAGGCGCCGCGCTTGCAAAACACGGGGTGCGGGTCGTGACCTCCTCCCCGCAGCAGCGGGTGATTGAAGGCTCCCGTGACGAAACCGGGGTCGGCGTGATCCTGGAATTCGACAGCACCGAGGCTGCGCTCGGCTGGATAAACGATGAAGAGTTGAAAGAAGTGCACGGCCTGCGTCAGGCCGCGGGCAACGGGGCCATCACCCTCTTGGGTTAA